A part of Lacinutrix sp. 5H-3-7-4 genomic DNA contains:
- a CDS encoding tyrosine-type recombinase/integrase: MSLKAFVDYLELERNYSQLTIKAYSKDIEAFQKYLKKNHETTTIKTANYSQIRSWIVQLVESKISNRTINRKISALNTYYKFLLKIEQLKTNPLAKHKALKTSKKIQVPFSQTEVAMAIDDLQHENNFKGLRNKLIIELFYSTGIRRIELVNLKIKDINQANKTLKVLGKRNKERYVPLLDSVNKTINQYIEKRQELKNIKDQEYLFLTKRGVKIYETLVYRIINEYFSLASNKVKKSPHILRHSFATHLLNQGADLNAVKELLGHSSLAATQVYTHNSIAQLKEVYLKAHPRSKK; the protein is encoded by the coding sequence ATGTCTTTAAAAGCTTTTGTAGATTATCTAGAGTTAGAACGAAACTATTCACAGCTAACAATAAAAGCCTATTCAAAAGATATAGAAGCTTTTCAAAAATACCTAAAAAAAAATCACGAAACAACCACAATAAAAACAGCTAACTACTCACAAATAAGAAGCTGGATTGTACAATTAGTAGAAAGTAAAATTTCAAATAGAACAATAAACCGAAAAATCTCAGCATTAAACACCTATTATAAGTTCCTCTTAAAAATAGAGCAATTAAAAACAAATCCCTTAGCCAAACATAAAGCACTTAAAACAAGCAAAAAAATACAAGTGCCATTCTCACAAACAGAAGTAGCTATGGCGATAGACGATTTGCAACACGAAAACAATTTTAAAGGCTTAAGAAACAAACTAATAATAGAACTGTTTTATTCCACAGGAATACGTCGCATAGAACTAGTTAATTTAAAAATAAAAGACATTAACCAAGCCAATAAAACACTTAAAGTATTAGGAAAGAGAAATAAAGAACGCTATGTCCCACTATTAGATTCCGTAAACAAAACAATTAATCAATATATAGAAAAGCGACAAGAATTAAAAAACATAAAAGATCAAGAATATTTATTCTTAACAAAAAGAGGCGTTAAAATTTACGAAACTCTTGTTTACAGAATAATAAATGAGTATTTTAGTCTAGCATCCAATAAAGTGAAAAAGAGTCCACATATACTAAGGCACTCATTTGCCACACACTTATTAAACCAAGGTGCAGATTTAAATGCTGTTAAAGAACTCTTGGGGCATTCAAGCCTGGCAGCAACACAGGTATATACACATAATAGTATAGCTCAATTAAAAGAAGTTTACTTAAAAGCGCACCCAAGAAGTAAAAAATAA
- the hpf gene encoding ribosome hibernation-promoting factor, HPF/YfiA family, translating into MKVNTQAVNFNADQKLLNFIQTRMDKLDNYYDKVIKSDVFLKVQNTSDKENKIFEAKVSVPGDSLVIKKQCKTFEEGTDMAVASLQRQLKKRKEKLRAHL; encoded by the coding sequence ATGAAAGTGAACACACAAGCAGTAAATTTCAATGCAGATCAAAAACTGTTAAACTTCATTCAAACACGAATGGATAAACTCGATAACTACTACGATAAAGTCATTAAATCCGATGTATTTTTAAAAGTTCAAAACACAAGTGATAAAGAAAATAAAATATTCGAAGCAAAAGTAAGTGTACCAGGCGATAGCTTAGTAATAAAGAAACAATGTAAAACTTTTGAAGAAGGTACAGATATGGCTGTAGCGTCACTTCAAAGGCAGTTAAAAAAGAGAAAAGAGAAATTAAGAGCACATTTATGA
- the tuf gene encoding elongation factor Tu: MAKATFDRSKPHLNIGTIGHVDHGKTTLTAAITKVLADAGLSEARDFDTIDNAPEEKERGITINTSHVEYQTANRHYAHVDCPGHADYVKNMVTGAAQMDGAILVVAATDGPMPQTREHILLGRQVGIPRIVVFLNKVDMVDDEELLELVDMEVRELLSFYEYDGDNGPVVSGSALGALNGEQKWVDTVLELMEQVDAWIEEPLREVDKDFLMPIEDVFSITGRGTVATGRIETGIANTGDPVEIIGMGAEKLTSTITGIEMFRQILDRGEAGDNAGILLRGIEKSQISRGMVITKPGSVTPHAKFKAEVYILKKEEGGRHTPFHNNYRPQFYVRTTDVTGNIALPDGVEMVMPGDNLTITVELINTIAMNVGLRFAIREGGRTVGAGQVTEILD; encoded by the coding sequence ATGGCAAAGGCAACTTTCGATCGTTCAAAACCACACTTAAATATTGGTACAATTGGACACGTAGATCACGGTAAAACAACTTTAACTGCTGCTATTACTAAAGTATTAGCTGATGCAGGTTTATCAGAAGCAAGAGATTTCGATACTATCGATAACGCTCCAGAAGAAAAAGAAAGAGGTATTACAATTAATACTTCACACGTAGAGTATCAAACAGCTAACCGTCACTATGCACACGTAGATTGTCCAGGTCACGCCGATTATGTTAAGAACATGGTAACTGGTGCTGCACAAATGGATGGTGCTATTTTAGTAGTAGCTGCGACTGATGGTCCTATGCCACAAACTCGTGAGCACATCTTATTAGGTCGTCAAGTAGGTATCCCAAGAATTGTTGTATTCTTAAACAAAGTGGATATGGTTGATGATGAAGAGTTATTAGAGTTAGTAGATATGGAAGTTCGTGAATTATTATCATTCTACGAATATGATGGTGATAATGGACCTGTAGTATCTGGTTCTGCTTTAGGAGCTTTAAATGGTGAGCAAAAATGGGTTGATACTGTTTTAGAATTAATGGAGCAAGTTGATGCTTGGATTGAAGAGCCTTTAAGAGAAGTAGATAAGGATTTCTTAATGCCAATCGAAGATGTATTCTCTATTACTGGACGTGGTACTGTAGCAACTGGTCGTATTGAAACTGGTATTGCTAACACTGGAGATCCTGTAGAGATTATTGGTATGGGTGCAGAAAAATTAACTTCTACTATTACAGGAATCGAGATGTTCCGTCAAATATTAGATAGAGGAGAAGCTGGTGATAATGCTGGTATCTTATTAAGAGGTATTGAGAAGTCTCAAATATCTAGAGGTATGGTTATTACTAAGCCAGGTTCTGTAACACCACACGCTAAGTTTAAAGCAGAGGTTTATATCCTTAAAAAAGAAGAAGGTGGACGTCACACTCCATTCCATAATAACTACCGTCCACAGTTTTACGTACGTACAACTGATGTAACTGGTAACATTGCACTTCCTGATGGAGTTGAGATGGTTATGCCAGGAGATAACTTAACAATCACAGTTGAGCTTATCAATACAATTGCAATGAATGTTGGTCTTCGTTTCGCTATCCGTGAAGGAGGAAGAACAGTTGGAGCTGGTCAGGTAACTGAGATTTTAGACTAA
- the secE gene encoding preprotein translocase subunit SecE, whose product MAGIVNYIKESFGELKNNVTWTPWSEVQSLTILVAVFSIVFSLAIWGIDTVFSKVIGFYFNNFVN is encoded by the coding sequence ATGGCTGGAATAGTAAATTATATAAAGGAATCATTTGGAGAGTTAAAAAACAATGTAACATGGACTCCTTGGTCAGAAGTTCAAAGCTTAACTATTTTAGTTGCTGTGTTTTCAATTGTTTTTTCATTAGCTATATGGGGAATTGATACTGTATTCAGTAAAGTGATAGGTTTCTATTTTAATAATTTTGTAAACTAA
- the nusG gene encoding transcription termination/antitermination protein NusG, translating to MAEVGEKKWYVVRAVSGQENKIKTYIENEIARLGLQDYVEQVLVPTENVVQIRNGKKINKEKVYFSGYIMIKANLTGEVPHIIKGITNVIGFLGATKGGDPLPLRQSEVNRMLGKVDELTVEADTNVAIPYTKGETVKVIDGPFNGFDGTIENINEEKRKLEVMVKIFGRKTPLELSYMQVEKI from the coding sequence ATGGCAGAAGTTGGAGAGAAAAAATGGTATGTTGTTAGAGCTGTAAGTGGTCAAGAAAATAAGATAAAAACTTATATAGAAAACGAAATAGCTAGACTTGGTTTACAAGATTATGTAGAACAAGTATTGGTACCAACAGAAAATGTAGTTCAAATACGTAACGGTAAAAAAATAAACAAAGAGAAAGTTTATTTTAGTGGTTACATAATGATAAAAGCAAATTTAACAGGTGAAGTGCCGCATATTATTAAAGGTATTACAAATGTTATAGGTTTTTTAGGAGCTACAAAAGGAGGTGATCCTTTACCATTAAGACAATCTGAAGTTAATAGAATGTTAGGTAAAGTAGATGAATTAACTGTAGAGGCAGATACAAATGTTGCAATTCCTTACACAAAAGGGGAAACAGTTAAGGTTATTGATGGTCCTTTTAATGGATTTGATGGTACAATAGAAAATATAAACGAAGAAAAACGTAAGCTTGAAGTAATGGTTAAGATTTTTGGAAGAAAAACACCACTTGAATTAAGTTACATGCAAGTTGAAAAAATATAA
- the rplK gene encoding 50S ribosomal protein L11: MAKELGKVVKLQVRGGAANPSPPVGPALGAAGVNIMEFCKQFNARTQDKAGKVLPVVISVYKDKSFDFVIKTPPAAVQLLEAAKVKKGSGEPHVRKVAKVSWDQIKTIAEDKMVDLNAFTIDSAMKMIAGTARSMGITVKGGDAPN, translated from the coding sequence ATGGCAAAAGAATTAGGTAAAGTAGTTAAGTTACAAGTAAGGGGAGGTGCAGCGAATCCGTCGCCACCGGTTGGACCCGCTTTAGGTGCTGCTGGAGTTAATATCATGGAGTTCTGTAAGCAGTTTAATGCTAGAACACAAGATAAAGCTGGTAAAGTATTACCAGTTGTAATCTCAGTTTACAAAGACAAATCATTTGACTTTGTAATTAAAACTCCTCCAGCTGCAGTACAATTATTAGAAGCGGCCAAGGTGAAAAAAGGATCAGGTGAACCTCACGTACGTAAAGTAGCAAAGGTTTCTTGGGATCAAATCAAAACTATTGCAGAAGATAAAATGGTAGATTTAAACGCATTTACTATCGACTCTGCAATGAAAATGATTGCTGGAACAGCAAGATCTATGGGTATAACTGTTAAAGGTGGAGACGCACCAAATTAA
- the rplA gene encoding 50S ribosomal protein L1 — translation MARLTKKRKEAVAKLEKDKVYSVQEASALIKEITNTKFDASVDLAVRLGVDPRKANQMVRGVVSLPHGTGKDVKVLALVTPDKEAEAKEAGADYVGLQEYLDKIKGGWTDVDVIITMPSVMGKLGPLGRVLGPRGLMPNPKTGTVTMDIAKAVTEVKAGKIDFKVDKTGIVHAAIGKASFSADKIAGNANELLTTLMKLKPTAAKGVYVKSIYMSSTMSPSIAVDTKIG, via the coding sequence ATGGCAAGATTAACAAAGAAACGTAAAGAAGCTGTAGCAAAATTAGAAAAGGATAAAGTATATTCAGTTCAAGAAGCTTCAGCATTAATAAAAGAAATTACCAACACAAAGTTTGATGCATCTGTTGATTTAGCAGTGCGTTTAGGAGTAGATCCTAGAAAAGCTAACCAAATGGTAAGAGGTGTAGTATCTCTTCCTCATGGTACTGGTAAAGATGTAAAAGTTTTAGCATTAGTAACTCCAGATAAAGAAGCAGAAGCTAAAGAAGCTGGAGCAGATTATGTAGGTCTTCAAGAATACCTTGATAAAATCAAAGGTGGATGGACAGATGTAGATGTAATTATTACAATGCCAAGTGTAATGGGTAAGTTAGGTCCTTTAGGACGTGTATTAGGTCCTCGTGGTTTAATGCCTAACCCAAAAACAGGTACAGTAACTATGGATATCGCTAAAGCGGTAACAGAGGTTAAGGCTGGTAAAATTGACTTTAAAGTTGATAAAACAGGTATCGTACATGCAGCAATTGGTAAAGCATCTTTTAGTGCAGATAAAATTGCAGGTAATGCAAACGAATTATTAACAACATTAATGAAACTGAAACCAACTGCGGCGAAAGGAGTATATGTAAAGAGCATTTATATGTCTTCTACAATGAGTCCTAGTATAGCAGTTGATACAAAAATCGGTTAG
- the rplJ gene encoding 50S ribosomal protein L10, translating to MTREEKSQVIEELTAQLADNANIYLADISGLNAGSTSDLRRACFKANVKLAVVKNTLLEKAMEASDKDFGDLPSTLKGNTSVMYSETGNAPAKVIKAFRKKSEKPLLKGAFIEEAVYIGDEQLDMLVDIKSKEELIGDIIGLLQSPAKNVVSALKSSGGKLSGILKTLSQKEG from the coding sequence ATGACAAGAGAAGAAAAATCACAAGTTATAGAAGAATTAACTGCACAATTAGCCGATAATGCTAATATTTATTTAGCTGATATATCAGGTTTAAATGCAGGTAGTACTTCAGATTTACGTCGTGCTTGTTTTAAAGCAAACGTAAAACTAGCAGTAGTAAAAAACACATTACTTGAAAAAGCAATGGAAGCTTCAGATAAAGATTTTGGAGACTTACCATCAACGCTTAAAGGAAATACATCAGTAATGTATTCTGAGACTGGTAATGCGCCAGCAAAAGTAATTAAAGCGTTCCGTAAAAAATCTGAAAAACCTTTATTAAAAGGAGCATTTATTGAGGAAGCAGTTTATATTGGAGATGAGCAACTAGATATGTTAGTTGATATCAAATCTAAAGAAGAATTAATTGGAGATATAATTGGATTATTACAATCTCCTGCTAAGAATGTTGTTTCTGCACTTAAATCAAGCGGAGGAAAACTTTCAGGAATTCTTAAAACATTATCTCAAAAAGAGGGATAA
- the rplL gene encoding 50S ribosomal protein L7/L12: protein MADLKDFAEQLVNLTVKEVNELATILKDEYGIEPAAAAVAMAGPVAGGGDAAEEQTEFDVILKAPGSAKLAVVKLVKELTGLGLKEAKGLVDEAPSAIKEAVSKDEAEALKSQLEEAGAEVELK from the coding sequence ATGGCAGATTTAAAAGATTTCGCAGAACAGTTAGTTAACCTTACAGTAAAAGAAGTAAATGAGTTAGCAACTATATTAAAAGATGAATACGGTATTGAGCCTGCTGCAGCTGCAGTAGCTATGGCTGGACCAGTTGCAGGTGGTGGAGACGCTGCTGAAGAGCAAACTGAGTTTGATGTAATCTTAAAAGCTCCAGGTAGCGCTAAGTTAGCTGTAGTAAAGTTAGTTAAAGAATTAACTGGTTTAGGATTAAAAGAAGCTAAAGGTTTAGTTGATGAAGCACCAAGTGCAATCAAAGAAGCAGTATCTAAAGATGAAGCAGAAGCTTTAAAGTCTCAGTTAGAAGAGGCAGGAGCAGAGGTTGAGCTTAAGTAA
- the rpoB gene encoding DNA-directed RNA polymerase subunit beta produces the protein MLVTQAERLNFSSIINRTEYPDFMDIQIKSFQDFFQLETKSEERGNEGLYNTFMENFPITDTRNQFVLEFLDYFVDPPRYAIEECIERGLTYSVPLKARLKLYCTDPEHEDFETIVQDVYLGTIPYMTPSGTFCINGAERVVVSQLHRSPGVFFGQSFHANGTKLYSARVIPFKGSWIEFATDINQVMYAYIDRKKKLPVTTLFRAIGFERDKDILEIFDLAEEVKVSKSGLKKVLGRKLAARVLNTWYEDFVDEDTGEVVSIERNEIVLDRDTELDKDNIEEILEIGVKTILLHKETAQQGDYAIIHNTLQKDPTNSEKEAVEHIYRQLRNAEPPDEETARGIIDKLFFSDQRYSLGEVGRYRMNKKLQLDIGMDKQVLTKEDIITIIKYLIELINSKAEIDDIDHLSNRRVRTVGEQLSSQFGVGLARMARTIRERMNVRDNEVFTPIDLINAKTLSSVINSFFGTNQLSQFMDQTNPLAEITHKRRLSALGPGGLSRERAGFEVRDVHYTHYGRLCPIETPEGPNIGLISSLSVYAKVNSMGFIETPYRKVTDGVVDIKSTPTYLSAEEEEEKLIAQATVDVDENGKILHDKVIARMEGDFPVMDPKDIHYTDVAPNQISSISASLIPFLEHDDANRALMGSNMMRQAVPLLRPQAPIVGTGLERQVASDSRVLINAEGNGVVEYVDAKEIIIKYERTEDEAKVSFDSDVKSYPLVKFRKTNQGTSINLKPIVKKGDKVKKGQVLSEGYATQNGELALGRNMKVAFMPWKGYNFEDAIVISEKVVREDIFTSIHIDEYSLDVRDTKLGNEELTNDIPNVSEEATKDLDENGMIRIGAEVKPGDILIGKITPKGESDPTPEEKLLRAIFGDKAGDVKDASLKASPSLHGVVINKKLFSRAIKDKRKRAQDKEDIAQLETVYNIKFDELQSVLVEKLFAIVNGKTSQGIFNDLGEEVLPKGKKFTLKMLNAVDDYTHLTGGTWTTDDHTNKLVADLIHNYKIKENDLQGSLRREKFTISVGDELPAGIIKLAKVYIAKKRKLKVGDKMAGRHGNKGIVARIVRQEDMPFLEDGTPVDIVLNPLGVPSRMNIGQIYETVLGWAGQDLGRTYATPIFDGASIDQINEFTDEAGIPRYGHTYLYDGGTGERFDQPATVGVIYMLKLGHMVDDKMHARSIGPYSLITQQPLGGKAQFGGQRFGEMEVWALEAYGASSTLREILTVKSDDVVGRAKTYEAIVKGEPMPDPGLPESFNVLMHELKGLGLDIRLEE, from the coding sequence ATGTTAGTAACACAAGCTGAAAGATTAAATTTCTCGTCTATTATTAATAGAACTGAATATCCAGATTTCATGGATATTCAAATAAAATCCTTCCAGGATTTTTTCCAACTTGAAACAAAATCTGAAGAAAGAGGTAATGAAGGATTGTATAATACCTTCATGGAGAACTTTCCAATCACAGACACACGTAATCAATTCGTATTAGAATTCTTAGATTATTTCGTCGACCCACCAAGATATGCTATTGAAGAGTGTATAGAAAGAGGACTTACGTATAGCGTTCCATTAAAAGCAAGGTTAAAACTATATTGTACAGATCCTGAACATGAAGATTTCGAAACCATAGTTCAAGATGTGTATTTAGGAACAATACCTTACATGACACCTTCTGGTACTTTTTGTATCAACGGTGCTGAACGTGTAGTAGTATCTCAATTACATAGATCTCCAGGTGTATTTTTTGGACAATCATTCCATGCTAATGGAACAAAATTATATTCAGCAAGAGTAATACCTTTTAAAGGTTCTTGGATTGAATTTGCTACAGATATCAACCAAGTGATGTATGCATACATCGACCGTAAAAAAAAGTTACCTGTTACAACATTATTTAGAGCAATCGGTTTCGAAAGAGATAAAGATATTCTTGAAATTTTCGACTTAGCCGAAGAGGTTAAAGTTTCTAAATCTGGACTTAAAAAAGTTTTAGGAAGAAAATTAGCTGCACGTGTATTAAATACATGGTATGAAGATTTTGTTGATGAAGATACAGGAGAAGTAGTATCTATTGAGCGTAATGAGATTGTCTTAGACCGTGATACAGAATTAGATAAAGATAACATTGAAGAAATTCTTGAAATAGGTGTAAAAACTATTCTTTTACATAAAGAAACTGCACAACAAGGAGATTACGCAATTATACATAATACGCTTCAAAAAGATCCAACAAACTCTGAAAAAGAAGCCGTAGAACACATCTATAGACAACTACGTAATGCAGAACCGCCAGATGAGGAAACAGCTCGTGGTATTATAGATAAATTATTCTTTAGTGACCAACGTTACTCTCTTGGAGAAGTAGGTCGTTATAGAATGAATAAAAAATTACAATTAGATATCGGTATGGATAAGCAAGTGCTTACCAAAGAAGATATCATTACAATAATAAAATATTTAATCGAGCTTATTAACTCTAAAGCAGAGATTGATGATATTGATCACTTATCTAACCGTCGTGTACGTACAGTAGGAGAACAATTATCTTCTCAATTTGGTGTTGGTCTTGCTCGTATGGCACGTACAATTCGTGAGCGTATGAACGTTCGTGATAACGAGGTATTTACACCTATCGACTTAATTAATGCAAAGACATTATCGTCTGTAATTAATTCTTTCTTTGGTACAAACCAGTTATCTCAATTTATGGATCAAACCAATCCATTAGCCGAGATTACACACAAACGTCGTTTATCAGCTTTAGGACCTGGAGGTTTATCTAGAGAAAGAGCAGGATTCGAGGTTCGTGATGTTCACTATACTCACTACGGAAGACTTTGTCCAATTGAAACTCCAGAAGGACCAAACATTGGATTAATCTCTTCATTATCTGTTTACGCTAAAGTAAACTCTATGGGATTCATTGAAACACCTTATAGAAAAGTTACAGATGGTGTAGTAGATATTAAAAGTACACCAACATATTTAAGTGCAGAAGAAGAAGAAGAAAAATTAATTGCGCAAGCAACTGTAGATGTAGATGAAAACGGAAAAATCCTACACGACAAAGTAATTGCTCGTATGGAAGGTGACTTCCCGGTAATGGATCCAAAAGACATTCATTATACAGATGTTGCACCAAACCAGATTTCTTCAATATCTGCCTCTTTAATTCCGTTTTTAGAACATGATGATGCCAACCGTGCATTAATGGGATCTAACATGATGCGTCAAGCCGTACCATTATTACGTCCGCAAGCACCAATTGTTGGAACAGGATTAGAAAGACAAGTAGCATCAGATTCTCGTGTATTAATTAATGCTGAAGGAAATGGAGTTGTAGAGTATGTTGATGCAAAAGAAATTATAATCAAGTACGAAAGAACAGAAGATGAAGCTAAAGTAAGTTTTGACAGCGATGTGAAATCTTACCCATTAGTAAAATTCAGAAAAACAAACCAAGGTACTTCTATTAACTTAAAGCCAATTGTTAAAAAAGGTGATAAAGTTAAAAAAGGCCAAGTTTTATCTGAAGGTTACGCAACACAAAATGGAGAATTAGCTTTAGGTCGAAATATGAAAGTAGCCTTTATGCCTTGGAAAGGGTATAACTTTGAGGATGCAATTGTAATTTCAGAAAAAGTTGTTCGTGAAGACATATTCACATCAATTCATATTGATGAATATTCTTTAGACGTAAGAGATACAAAATTAGGTAACGAAGAATTAACTAACGATATTCCTAATGTTTCAGAAGAGGCTACAAAAGACTTAGATGAAAACGGAATGATTCGTATTGGTGCAGAAGTTAAACCAGGAGATATTCTTATTGGAAAAATTACTCCTAAAGGAGAAAGCGATCCAACACCAGAAGAAAAATTACTACGTGCAATCTTTGGAGATAAAGCAGGAGATGTTAAAGATGCATCATTAAAAGCTTCTCCATCATTACACGGTGTAGTAATTAATAAAAAATTATTTTCTAGAGCAATCAAAGATAAACGTAAGAGAGCTCAAGATAAAGAAGATATTGCACAATTAGAAACAGTATACAATATCAAGTTTGATGAATTACAATCTGTATTAGTTGAAAAACTATTTGCTATTGTAAACGGAAAAACTTCACAAGGTATATTTAATGATTTAGGAGAAGAAGTTTTACCAAAAGGTAAAAAATTCACACTTAAAATGTTAAATGCTGTTGATGATTATACGCACTTAACAGGTGGAACTTGGACGACTGATGACCATACAAATAAATTAGTTGCAGATTTAATTCACAACTATAAAATAAAAGAGAACGATTTACAAGGTTCTCTACGTCGTGAGAAATTTACAATTTCTGTAGGTGATGAATTACCAGCAGGAATTATAAAATTAGCAAAAGTATATATTGCTAAAAAACGTAAGTTAAAAGTAGGAGATAAAATGGCAGGACGTCACGGTAACAAAGGTATTGTTGCACGTATCGTTCGTCAAGAAGATATGCCTTTCTTAGAAGACGGAACGCCAGTAGATATCGTATTAAACCCATTAGGTGTACCATCGCGTATGAACATTGGGCAAATTTACGAAACAGTACTTGGATGGGCTGGACAAGATTTAGGAAGAACATACGCAACACCAATATTTGACGGTGCTTCTATAGATCAAATTAATGAATTTACAGATGAAGCTGGAATTCCAAGATACGGTCATACTTACTTATACGATGGTGGAACAGGAGAGCGTTTTGACCAACCAGCAACAGTTGGAGTAATCTACATGCTTAAATTAGGGCATATGGTAGACGATAAAATGCACGCACGTTCTATTGGACCATACTCATTAATTACACAACAACCATTAGGTGGTAAAGCACAATTTGGTGGTCAACGTTTTGGTGAGATGGAGGTTTGGGCACTTGAAGCTTATGGAGCATCAAGCACCCTAAGAGAAATCTTAACAGTAAAATCTGATGATGTAGTTGGTAGAGCCAAAACTTACGAAGCAATCGTAAAAGGTGAACCAATGCCAGATCCAGGATTACCAGAATCTTTTAACGTACTTATGCACGAATTAAAAGGATTAGGATTAGACATTAGATTAGAAGAATAA